GATGTCAAAACAGTACTACAAAATGTTTATCGCACATTAGAAGAACGAGGATACAATCCAGTTAACCAAATAGTTGGATACCTACTGTCTGGTGACCCAGCATATATTCCTAGACATAACGAAGCAAGAAATCAAATTAGACGCTTAGATAGAGATGATATTATGGAAGAATTAGTATCCCATTATTTAAAGCAAGAAAATGAATTCAATGCTTAAAAATAGGATAATAGGTTTAGACGTAGGAAGTAAAACAATTGGTGTAGCTGTCAGTGATGCGATGGGTTGGACAGCTCAAGGAATCGATACACTCCGAATTAACGAAGACAAAGAAGAGTTTGGAATTGATGAATTAATTAAAATAATAGATCAATATGATGTTGATACTGTCATTATTGGATTGCCTAAAAACATGAATAATTCTATCGGACCACGTGG
This portion of the Mammaliicoccus vitulinus genome encodes:
- the ruvX gene encoding Holliday junction resolvase RuvX, whose amino-acid sequence is MLKNRIIGLDVGSKTIGVAVSDAMGWTAQGIDTLRINEDKEEFGIDELIKIIDQYDVDTVIIGLPKNMNNSIGPRGEASIHFKEVLEQERPDLKMVMWDERLSTVGAERTLLEADVSRKKRKKVIDKMAAVFILQGYLDSIK
- a CDS encoding IreB family regulatory phosphoprotein, with translation MNNFDKTMKFNYDDFPKEDVKTVLQNVYRTLEERGYNPVNQIVGYLLSGDPAYIPRHNEARNQIRRLDRDDIMEELVSHYLKQENEFNA